From Roseburia hominis, the proteins below share one genomic window:
- a CDS encoding ABC transporter permease — MWKYCLKKAIRVVIVMILISFLSFAVIYFAPGDISSMYVTADMSDEQKANIMAELGLDKSMTEQYMAWAGRAVRGDLGVSMSNKASVWPQIKGRLPATILLMGSAMILSLVLAIPLGLWSGYKKNTWVDNIISSIAYMGMSIPSFWFGMLLIILFSSILGILPSSGMHTVGETSAFDTVRHMILPCITLSVGTVATYIRYIRANTIGQLGEEYVVTAEAKGDSKVKILKKHVLKNTLLPIITLMGMNLASLVCGSFIVESVFGWPGVGTLAMSAIGSRDYPVIMAYVMLSGFLLVLGNFLADLLYAFVDPRIKRGGTESGK, encoded by the coding sequence ATGTGGAAATATTGTTTAAAAAAAGCGATTCGGGTCGTGATTGTAATGATACTGATATCCTTTTTGTCTTTTGCGGTAATTTATTTTGCACCGGGAGATATTTCGTCAATGTATGTTACTGCAGATATGAGTGATGAGCAGAAGGCAAACATTATGGCCGAACTGGGATTGGATAAAAGCATGACAGAGCAATATATGGCATGGGCAGGGCGCGCTGTGCGGGGAGATCTCGGGGTCTCCATGTCCAATAAAGCATCGGTCTGGCCTCAGATCAAGGGGCGGCTGCCGGCGACGATATTGCTTATGGGCAGTGCTATGATTCTATCATTGGTGCTTGCGATTCCGCTTGGTCTATGGTCGGGATATAAAAAGAATACATGGGTCGACAACATCATTAGTTCTATTGCATATATGGGAATGTCAATTCCTTCATTTTGGTTTGGAATGCTTTTGATCATTTTATTTTCTTCAATTCTGGGAATTTTACCCTCATCAGGTATGCATACAGTAGGAGAGACGTCTGCGTTTGACACAGTAAGGCATATGATTTTGCCTTGCATCACGCTCAGTGTAGGAACGGTGGCTACTTATATTCGTTATATACGTGCGAATACCATAGGGCAGCTTGGCGAAGAGTATGTAGTTACGGCGGAGGCAAAAGGGGATTCAAAAGTAAAGATTTTGAAGAAACATGTCTTGAAAAATACTTTGCTTCCGATCATCACTTTGATGGGCATGAACCTGGCTTCTCTGGTCTGTGGGTCTTTTATCGTGGAAAGTGTGTTTGGCTGGCCGGGAGTGGGGACGCTTGCCATGTCCGCGATCGGATCGAGAGATTATCCGGTCATCATGGCTTATGTCATGCTCTCGGGATTTCTCCTGGTTTTGGGAAATTTCCTGGCAGATTTGCTGTATGCGTTTGTGGATCCGAGAATTAAGCGGGGAGGTACAGAAAGTGGAAAATAA
- a CDS encoding ABC transporter substrate-binding protein produces the protein MKRKLLTLLLISAMAVGLLAGCGNSDEKTQKSQEGTKEEKTTDSTFTVAMGHMPSSLQPSAQSSDDLVSAIRPIYEPLFAETRDGLEYYLADSLDISEDGLTYTVHINDKATWSDGEPVTVQDILFTIDYGVLSYGGPTSFTLVNGGEVKFNEVDEKTLEIVLPSVYDNYVRTLSQFYLMPSHAFDDDASKIDDSGYFNSTDMVTSGAYVVSEINEDSLVFKARDDYYRGIPSVETVVMKTIGSGSTKQLEFENGGIDYMRVTSAEDLEKYKAASDKYNLYTVSEARLNYLQLNPNGAVMSTLSADARKAIFIALNQEEIIDFAWGSDELAVPANSLLTPDQSIYNKDCAGYKYDLEEAKALAKSSGLEGKTLTYIYNSDRSNMEAVATVVQQQLAAIGVNVVLEGCDSATFFPRFFTKKDSEQAATWDLGTNGWDSQRGSNCGQTISYLTNRLCDCGFSEEVSGLATTAMGTADAAKKQEIWNEIQDKALAEYWEYPLTYTNYVMVSQWNVTGLDGSPVIPEFIDYLSIHVE, from the coding sequence ATGAAAAGAAAACTTTTAACTCTTCTTCTCATTTCCGCTATGGCGGTTGGACTGCTTGCCGGTTGTGGAAACAGTGACGAGAAGACACAGAAGAGTCAGGAAGGAACCAAGGAAGAGAAGACGACTGACAGCACATTTACAGTTGCGATGGGACATATGCCATCATCGCTTCAACCGAGTGCGCAGAGCAGTGACGATCTGGTAAGCGCGATTCGTCCGATTTATGAGCCATTGTTCGCTGAGACGCGGGATGGGCTGGAATATTATCTGGCAGACAGCCTTGACATCTCAGAGGATGGTTTGACCTATACGGTTCATATCAACGATAAAGCGACCTGGAGTGATGGCGAGCCAGTCACAGTGCAGGACATTCTGTTTACAATTGACTACGGCGTACTCTCCTATGGTGGACCGACATCTTTCACATTGGTAAATGGTGGTGAAGTAAAATTCAACGAAGTAGACGAAAAGACATTGGAGATCGTACTGCCGTCAGTTTATGATAATTATGTCAGAACACTTTCACAGTTCTATCTGATGCCGTCTCATGCGTTTGATGATGATGCTTCTAAGATTGATGACAGCGGTTACTTTAATTCAACGGACATGGTTACATCAGGTGCATATGTGGTAAGTGAGATTAATGAGGACAGCCTTGTATTTAAAGCAAGAGATGACTATTACAGGGGAATACCATCCGTTGAAACTGTTGTCATGAAGACTATCGGAAGTGGAAGCACTAAGCAGCTTGAATTCGAAAATGGCGGGATTGATTACATGCGTGTGACATCTGCGGAAGATCTGGAGAAATATAAGGCAGCAAGCGACAAGTATAATCTGTATACGGTCTCTGAGGCTCGTTTAAATTATCTTCAGTTGAATCCAAATGGAGCTGTGATGTCCACTTTATCGGCGGATGCCAGAAAAGCAATTTTTATTGCGCTAAATCAGGAGGAAATTATTGATTTCGCATGGGGTTCTGATGAACTTGCAGTTCCGGCAAACAGCCTTTTGACCCCGGATCAGTCTATTTACAACAAAGACTGTGCGGGATACAAATATGATCTGGAAGAGGCGAAGGCACTTGCTAAGTCTTCAGGACTTGAAGGAAAGACTCTTACATATATTTATAATTCTGACCGTTCCAATATGGAGGCAGTGGCTACGGTTGTGCAGCAGCAGCTGGCAGCTATCGGAGTTAACGTAGTGCTTGAGGGTTGTGACTCCGCCACATTCTTCCCGCGTTTCTTTACAAAGAAGGACAGCGAACAGGCAGCAACCTGGGATTTGGGAACCAATGGCTGGGATTCTCAGCGTGGATCGAACTGCGGACAGACAATCAGTTACCTTACCAATCGCCTTTGCGACTGCGGATTCAGTGAAGAGGTTTCAGGACTTGCGACGACAGCAATGGGAACCGCCGATGCTGCCAAGAAGCAGGAAATCTGGAATGAGATTCAGGACAAGGCTCTTGCTGAGTATTGGGAATATCCTTTGACTTACACCAATTATGTTATGGTATCTCAGTGGAATGTAACGGGGCTCGATGGATCGCCGGTTATTCCGGAATTTATCGATTATCTGTCTATTCATGTAGAGTAA
- a CDS encoding TetR/AcrR family transcriptional regulator C-terminal domain-containing protein, producing MLKIDIKGVLADSLKELLKENPYESISVQDISKYSDISRTTFYNHFRDKYDLVSWIYKTESDQICKGFTNSQWREFHSKVLEYMRKERNYYINISSYQGQNCIQDYIVNYTLACMVHRLKRELGVEELPENVETSLYMWNLSRTAVVFRWICSKDSRSPKEITRLVCDCIPEPISQYYQ from the coding sequence ATGCTGAAAATTGACATAAAAGGAGTGTTGGCTGATTCGCTAAAAGAACTTCTAAAGGAAAACCCATATGAAAGTATTAGTGTTCAGGATATTTCTAAGTATAGCGACATATCAAGAACTACGTTTTATAATCATTTTAGAGATAAATATGATCTTGTCAGTTGGATTTACAAAACGGAGTCTGATCAGATTTGTAAAGGATTTACCAACAGCCAGTGGAGGGAGTTTCATTCCAAAGTTCTGGAGTATATGCGAAAAGAAAGGAATTATTATATAAATATTTCTTCTTATCAAGGACAGAATTGCATACAGGATTACATAGTAAATTACACGTTGGCCTGTATGGTACATCGCTTAAAGAGGGAATTGGGAGTAGAGGAATTGCCGGAAAATGTAGAGACTTCTTTGTATATGTGGAATTTGTCGAGGACAGCCGTGGTTTTCAGGTGGATTTGCTCTAAGGACAGTCGGAGCCCGAAAGAAATCACGCGTTTGGTATGTGATTGTATACCGGAACCGATTAGTCAGTATTATCAATAA
- a CDS encoding AAA family ATPase, translating into MGNYLNTGNEGFRAIKRGQYIDKTKMISYINETLGTMQKLTCVSRPRRFGKSFAAKMLCAYYDKSCDSRELFEGLKISEEKSFEEHLNKYDVIYLDITWFTSNAADVKNVVKAIQKEVLKELYDTYPNVNKEATFPKMLANVAIETGSKFIIIIDEWDALFREAPEDTELQKEYIQLLRGLFKSSLTDRMIEAAYMTGILPIKKYGTQSALTDFEEYTMLQPEPLEEYVGFTESEVRSLCEKSKLDFSEIQSWYDGYILGNRVHIYSPKSVLDAIRRNRLGSYWTQTETYESLKIYIDMNEEGLKEAIVQMLGGAHYPVDIGTFQNDMTNIKRKDDVLTLLAHLGYLVYDADEKTVFIPNEEIRQEFIRAVTMGKHIEAATLIKNSEELLRKTLDMDSEAVARAIEEAHSAGTSPLFYNDEQALRSVIRFAYISCVDEYLRIEELPTGKGYADVVFLPKRGSELPILLIELKWNRTEEGAISQIKKKNYPQVLEGFGSDILLVGINYDVKSKKHTCMIEKYK; encoded by the coding sequence GTGGGAAATTATTTGAATACTGGAAATGAGGGGTTTCGTGCAATCAAAAGAGGACAATATATAGATAAGACCAAGATGATTTCATACATCAACGAAACATTAGGCACGATGCAGAAACTCACTTGTGTAAGCCGGCCCAGGCGTTTTGGAAAATCGTTTGCAGCTAAAATGTTATGTGCGTATTATGATAAAAGCTGTGATTCCAGAGAATTATTTGAAGGTTTGAAAATTTCAGAAGAAAAGTCTTTTGAGGAGCATTTGAATAAATATGATGTAATTTATCTCGATATTACATGGTTTACTTCCAATGCGGCAGATGTGAAAAATGTAGTAAAGGCCATACAGAAAGAAGTGCTTAAGGAGTTATATGACACTTATCCGAATGTGAATAAAGAAGCAACGTTTCCGAAGATGTTAGCAAATGTTGCAATAGAGACAGGAAGTAAATTTATCATTATTATAGATGAATGGGATGCACTTTTTCGCGAGGCTCCCGAGGACACAGAGCTGCAGAAGGAATATATACAGTTACTGCGCGGTTTATTTAAAAGTAGTCTGACTGACAGGATGATTGAAGCTGCTTATATGACGGGGATATTGCCGATTAAAAAATATGGTACACAGTCGGCACTTACAGATTTTGAAGAGTATACGATGCTCCAGCCGGAACCATTGGAGGAGTATGTAGGTTTTACTGAGAGTGAAGTACGTTCTTTATGCGAGAAATCAAAGTTGGATTTTTCTGAAATTCAAAGCTGGTATGATGGATATATTCTGGGAAACCGTGTTCATATTTACAGTCCGAAATCGGTTCTTGATGCAATCAGGCGTAATCGGTTAGGAAGTTATTGGACTCAAACAGAGACTTATGAATCCTTAAAGATTTATATAGATATGAACGAGGAAGGGTTAAAAGAGGCTATTGTTCAAATGTTAGGCGGTGCACACTATCCTGTTGATATTGGCACATTTCAAAATGATATGACAAATATCAAGCGGAAAGATGATGTTCTGACTCTCTTAGCTCACCTGGGATATCTTGTATATGATGCAGATGAGAAAACAGTGTTTATCCCGAATGAGGAAATCAGGCAGGAATTTATACGAGCTGTGACTATGGGGAAACATATTGAAGCAGCAACCTTAATTAAAAACTCAGAAGAGTTACTTAGAAAAACTTTGGATATGGATAGTGAGGCAGTTGCAAGAGCGATTGAAGAAGCGCATAGTGCAGGGACATCACCATTATTTTATAATGATGAGCAGGCCCTTAGAAGTGTGATCAGATTTGCATATATTAGTTGTGTTGACGAGTATTTGCGAATAGAAGAGTTGCCGACTGGAAAGGGATATGCGGATGTAGTATTTCTGCCAAAGCGGGGATCCGAATTGCCGATTTTGTTAATTGAGTTAAAATGGAATAGGACAGAAGAGGGAGCGATTTCCCAGATAAAGAAAAAGAATTATCCGCAGGTGTTGGAAGGATTTGGGAGTGACATACTTCTTGTTGGAATTAATTATGATGTGAAAAGTAAGAAACATACCTGTATGATTGAAAAATATAAATAA
- a CDS encoding J domain-containing protein: MNCYEVLGIEETYEIKRIKKAYAAKSREYHPEDHPEEFQVLHAAYEEAIARAKWEKAKAEVEAAARENENGRDREEVEEAFSKEEASNVEEAGRTFTEQGSNGWESENNSEVEFSSAGKVDWTSSEEAPSASETGEAGPWQEQFERLANAGGQNAGINCLVRRLMEEFHILYMNEEWRSKLYKWRDYFDEPFDNPRMPEVFASREFVEAWYHFLGSHHIFTMQIWQYFASIDGYRFNSEQYGIPRFPYHVYIEQVQSMERAIGWQQESTPVQGENRQQEDEEECVEDTPEQRGYSARKTETERENRKEYGSVIKKKFPGWLKMVLYIAVCVAGAIGGTIFGLIVGLIFG; this comes from the coding sequence ATGAATTGCTATGAAGTCCTTGGAATTGAGGAGACTTATGAGATTAAAAGAATAAAGAAGGCATATGCGGCAAAGTCCAGGGAATATCACCCGGAGGACCACCCAGAGGAGTTCCAGGTGCTTCACGCTGCGTATGAGGAAGCGATTGCGCGGGCAAAATGGGAAAAGGCGAAGGCGGAAGTGGAAGCTGCGGCGAGGGAAAATGAGAACGGCAGGGATAGAGAGGAAGTAGAGGAGGCTTTTTCGAAGGAAGAGGCTTCGAACGTGGAGGAGGCAGGCAGAACTTTTACGGAACAGGGTTCGAATGGTTGGGAAAGCGAGAACAATTCGGAAGTGGAGTTCTCAAGCGCCGGTAAAGTGGATTGGACTTCGTCAGAGGAAGCTCCAAGCGCCAGTGAGACGGGGGAAGCCGGGCCGTGGCAGGAGCAGTTTGAACGTCTCGCGAACGCCGGAGGGCAGAATGCGGGGATCAATTGTCTGGTGCGCCGGCTTATGGAGGAGTTCCACATTCTGTATATGAATGAGGAGTGGCGTTCTAAGCTATATAAGTGGCGGGATTATTTTGATGAGCCTTTCGATAATCCGCGAATGCCGGAGGTATTTGCGTCGCGGGAATTTGTGGAGGCGTGGTACCATTTTCTGGGCAGCCATCACATTTTCACAATGCAGATCTGGCAGTATTTTGCATCGATTGACGGATATCGCTTTAACAGTGAGCAATATGGAATTCCGCGTTTCCCCTATCATGTCTATATTGAACAGGTGCAGAGCATGGAACGGGCAATAGGGTGGCAGCAGGAGTCCACGCCGGTGCAGGGGGAAAACAGGCAGCAGGAAGATGAAGAAGAATGTGTGGAGGATACGCCTGAACAACGGGGCTATTCGGCAAGAAAAACTGAGACGGAGCGCGAGAATAGGAAGGAATATGGGTCTGTAATTAAAAAGAAATTTCCAGGTTGGCTGAAAATGGTATTGTATATAGCAGTATGTGTAGCCGGAGCAATCGGCGGAACAATTTTTGGTCTGATCGTAGGATTGATTTTTGGTTAG
- a CDS encoding molecular chaperone HscC — MAIVGIDLGTTNSLVSVWQEDKCTLIPNNLGEYLTPSVVGVDDNGEILVGRTAKERLISHPEYTAASFKRFMGTDHSFVLGGKAFSPSDLSAFVLKQLKADAERFLGEAVEEAVISVPAYFNDLQRNATKIAGELAGLKVERIVNEPSAAALAYRFGKTEEDQTYLVFDFGGGTLDISIVDAFESVIEITAVAGDNHLGGDDLNRLIAEKFLAVNYLDMGRVTKEEWAAILKAAERLKQQLTGQDKAEMEVNAGGRLYRMELDTKGLLEVSSRVLESIGLPLQTALHDSGYGWEDIDEVILVGGSSKMPLIQNYLQFLSGKKPLCSIDPDVAVAVGVGMYAGIKERMEAVKDMMLTDICPFTLGTEVVQEDRNAPEIMAPIIERNSVLPISRVSRYYTANPFQTQCTVTILQGEHRIARQNLCLGKLEVPVPAGKTDKDREAIDVRYTYDINGILEIDVTVVSTQETFSKVIVNKEIQLSKEEIEKRREELQKLKIHPRDQEKNRLLLAKGDRLFEENTGDIRKYVGRFLEEFTAALATQDAKTIEKSYTRTEELLDIIENSPKNSVGVRVEKYLYDEWRRKQ, encoded by the coding sequence ATGGCGATTGTTGGAATTGATTTAGGGACTACGAACAGTCTTGTCAGTGTATGGCAGGAGGATAAATGTACTTTGATTCCCAATAACCTGGGGGAGTATCTGACTCCCTCGGTTGTGGGAGTAGATGATAACGGTGAAATCCTGGTGGGACGGACGGCAAAAGAACGGCTGATCTCCCACCCAGAGTATACGGCGGCCAGCTTCAAGCGTTTTATGGGGACGGACCATAGCTTTGTGCTGGGAGGGAAGGCATTTTCCCCTTCTGATCTGTCAGCTTTTGTGCTAAAGCAGCTCAAGGCCGATGCGGAGCGTTTCCTTGGAGAAGCGGTGGAAGAGGCAGTGATCAGCGTGCCGGCTTATTTTAATGATCTACAGAGGAATGCCACAAAGATTGCCGGGGAGCTGGCGGGACTTAAGGTGGAGAGAATCGTAAATGAACCGTCCGCGGCGGCATTGGCATACCGATTCGGAAAAACGGAGGAGGATCAGACCTATCTGGTATTTGATTTCGGCGGCGGCACGCTGGATATTTCGATTGTGGACGCATTTGAGAGCGTGATCGAGATTACGGCGGTGGCGGGTGATAATCACCTGGGCGGGGACGATCTGAACCGGCTTATTGCGGAGAAATTCCTGGCGGTCAATTATCTGGATATGGGCCGGGTGACGAAGGAAGAGTGGGCCGCTATCCTGAAGGCGGCAGAACGGCTGAAACAGCAGCTTACCGGGCAGGATAAAGCCGAGATGGAGGTAAATGCAGGCGGAAGGCTGTATCGTATGGAACTGGATACCAAGGGGCTTCTGGAGGTGTCTTCGCGGGTTCTTGAGAGTATCGGTCTGCCGCTTCAGACGGCACTGCATGACAGTGGATATGGCTGGGAGGATATCGATGAGGTGATTCTGGTGGGCGGTTCAAGCAAGATGCCGCTGATTCAGAATTATCTGCAGTTTCTGAGCGGGAAGAAGCCGCTTTGCAGTATCGATCCGGACGTGGCTGTGGCGGTCGGTGTGGGAATGTACGCGGGGATCAAGGAGCGTATGGAAGCGGTCAAGGATATGATGCTGACGGATATCTGTCCCTTTACGCTGGGGACGGAGGTGGTGCAGGAGGACCGGAATGCGCCGGAGATTATGGCGCCGATCATTGAACGGAATTCCGTGCTCCCGATCAGCCGGGTATCCCGGTACTATACGGCGAATCCATTTCAGACGCAGTGCACCGTCACTATTTTGCAGGGAGAGCACCGGATTGCCAGGCAGAATCTATGCCTTGGGAAGCTGGAGGTTCCGGTCCCTGCGGGAAAAACGGATAAAGACAGGGAGGCCATTGATGTCAGATATACGTATGACATTAACGGAATTCTGGAGATCGACGTGACAGTAGTCAGCACGCAGGAGACCTTCAGCAAGGTGATTGTTAATAAAGAGATCCAGCTTTCCAAGGAAGAGATTGAAAAGAGAAGGGAAGAACTTCAGAAACTTAAGATTCACCCCAGAGATCAGGAGAAGAACCGGCTTTTGCTGGCGAAAGGAGACCGGTTATTCGAGGAAAATACGGGAGATATCCGCAAATATGTAGGAAGATTCCTGGAGGAGTTCACTGCGGCGCTTGCGACTCAGGACGCAAAAACGATTGAAAAATCGTATACCAGGACGGAGGAACTTTTGGATATCATTGAGAATTCACCGAAGAATTCGGTAGGAGTGCGTGTGGAAAAGTATCTTTATGATGAGTGGAGACGGAAACAGTAA
- a CDS encoding DNA topoisomerase (ATP-hydrolyzing), with protein MEESQIIRTEYSELMKKSYIDYAMSVIIARALPDVRDGLKPVQRRTLYDMYELGIRYDRPYRKCARIVGDTMGKYHPHGDSSIYEALVVMAQEFKKGMVLVDGHGNFGSIEGDGAAAMRYTEARLAKITQEAFLADLDKDIIDFVPNFDETEKEPAVLPVRVPNLLLNGAEGIAVGMATSIPTHNLGEIIDAVKAYMKNGEITTRQLMKYIKGPDFPTGGIVVNKDDLPEIYETGTGKIKIRGKVDVEEAKGGKKKIVISEIPYTMIGAGIGKFLNDVCALVESKKTSDIVDISNQSSKEGIRIVIEVKRDTDVDNLINMLYKKTRLEDTFGVNMLAVADGRPEVLGLKKIIEHHVDFQFELATRKYQTLLRKEEEKKEIQEGLIKACDVIDLIIEILRGSTSVKDAKACLTRGETVGIKFKSRISQKMASMLRFTERQATAILEMRLYKLIGLEIEALMREHETTLANIARYEDILNNYDSMAEVIISDLEAFKKEYTAKRKTKIENAEEAVFEEKKVEEQEVMLLMDRFGYAKTVDLSVYDRNKEAADKENKYLVPCMNTGKLLLFTADGKMHQVKVQDLPYGKFRDKGQPIDNVSNYDSTKEEIIFICDERQLYFAKFLFVTRQGMIKKVEGSEFQVSKRTIAATKLQPEDAVVSIQIITDNQQVVLATENEYLLRFSAEEVSEKKKGAVGVRGMKLQKKDAVETAFLFEEGTECKVLFHEKEITLNRLKQAKRDGAGSKMRK; from the coding sequence ATGGAAGAGAGTCAGATTATCCGGACAGAATATTCGGAGCTTATGAAAAAATCTTATATTGATTATGCAATGAGTGTGATCATTGCCCGTGCCCTGCCCGATGTCAGGGACGGCTTAAAGCCGGTGCAAAGAAGAACACTTTACGATATGTATGAGCTGGGGATCCGCTACGACAGGCCGTACAGGAAATGTGCCCGTATTGTGGGAGATACCATGGGTAAATATCACCCTCACGGGGACAGTTCGATCTATGAGGCGCTGGTGGTGATGGCCCAGGAGTTCAAAAAAGGCATGGTTCTGGTGGACGGGCATGGGAATTTTGGCTCCATTGAAGGGGACGGAGCCGCCGCCATGCGTTATACGGAGGCCAGGCTTGCGAAGATCACGCAGGAAGCGTTTCTTGCGGATCTGGATAAAGATATCATTGATTTTGTCCCCAATTTTGACGAGACGGAAAAAGAGCCGGCCGTGCTGCCGGTGCGGGTGCCGAATCTTCTGCTCAATGGAGCGGAGGGAATCGCGGTCGGTATGGCGACCAGTATTCCGACCCACAATCTGGGGGAGATCATTGACGCGGTGAAGGCGTATATGAAGAATGGCGAGATCACCACCCGCCAGCTTATGAAATATATCAAAGGACCGGATTTCCCCACGGGAGGGATCGTGGTCAACAAAGACGACCTGCCGGAGATCTATGAGACCGGAACCGGAAAGATCAAGATCCGTGGAAAGGTAGATGTGGAGGAAGCAAAAGGCGGGAAAAAGAAGATCGTCATTTCCGAGATTCCGTACACCATGATCGGAGCGGGAATCGGGAAATTCCTGAATGATGTGTGCGCCCTGGTGGAAAGTAAGAAGACCTCGGATATCGTGGACATCTCCAACCAGTCCTCGAAGGAGGGAATCCGCATCGTGATCGAGGTAAAGCGTGACACGGACGTGGACAATCTGATCAATATGCTGTACAAGAAGACCCGTCTGGAGGATACCTTCGGGGTCAATATGCTGGCGGTGGCGGACGGCCGTCCGGAGGTCCTGGGACTGAAAAAGATCATTGAGCACCATGTGGATTTTCAGTTCGAGCTTGCCACGCGGAAGTACCAGACGCTGCTTCGAAAAGAGGAGGAGAAAAAAGAGATCCAGGAGGGGCTCATAAAAGCCTGTGACGTGATTGATCTGATCATTGAGATTCTGCGGGGAAGTACCTCGGTGAAGGACGCAAAAGCGTGTCTGACCAGGGGGGAGACGGTCGGAATTAAGTTCAAGTCCAGGATTTCCCAGAAAATGGCTTCGATGCTTCGTTTTACAGAGCGTCAGGCGACTGCGATTCTGGAAATGCGGCTCTATAAGCTGATCGGCCTGGAGATCGAGGCTCTGATGCGGGAGCATGAGACGACCCTGGCAAATATTGCCAGATACGAGGACATTTTAAATAATTATGATTCCATGGCGGAGGTGATCATCTCCGATCTGGAGGCGTTTAAAAAGGAGTATACTGCAAAGCGGAAAACGAAGATTGAAAATGCCGAGGAAGCGGTATTCGAGGAGAAGAAGGTCGAGGAGCAGGAGGTCATGCTTCTGATGGACCGGTTCGGGTACGCGAAGACGGTGGATCTGTCCGTGTATGACCGGAACAAGGAGGCCGCAGATAAGGAGAATAAATATCTGGTGCCCTGCATGAATACCGGAAAGCTTCTGCTTTTTACGGCAGACGGCAAGATGCACCAGGTGAAGGTGCAGGATCTGCCCTATGGAAAATTCAGGGATAAGGGGCAGCCGATCGATAATGTGAGCAATTATGACAGCACGAAGGAGGAGATCATTTTCATCTGTGATGAGCGCCAGCTGTATTTTGCAAAATTTTTGTTCGTCACCAGGCAGGGTATGATCAAGAAGGTGGAAGGCAGCGAGTTTCAGGTGAGCAAACGGACTATAGCGGCGACGAAGCTGCAACCGGAGGACGCGGTGGTCAGTATCCAGATTATTACGGACAACCAGCAGGTGGTCCTTGCCACGGAGAATGAGTATCTACTGCGGTTTTCGGCAGAAGAGGTGTCCGAGAAGAAGAAGGGCGCTGTGGGCGTGCGGGGAATGAAATTGCAGAAGAAGGACGCTGTGGAAACGGCATTTTTATTTGAGGAAGGAACGGAATGTAAGGTTCTGTTCCATGAGAAGGAAATTACCTTGAACCGTCTGAAACAGGCAAAACGGGACGGCGCGGGTTCAAAGATGAGAAAGTAG